The Sulfurimonas hydrogeniphila genome includes a window with the following:
- the lsrK gene encoding autoinducer-2 kinase, which yields MAYLLAIDAGTGSIRAVLFDTQGKQIAAEQKEWTHLEEEGVANSMAFDFEKNWLLTCNCIKNVIAKSKINPADILALSATSMREGIVLYDKNGKELWGVANVDARASKEVKYLKEKFPEIEEEFYQKSGQTFALGALPRLLWLKNKRPKIYEKVANISMIGDWILARLSGVIAVDPSNGGTTGIFSLASRSWEKEMAQKVGIKEEIFPPVLETGTILGNVSEKVADETGLSPLTKVVMGGGDVQLGSAGLGVVKEGDVAILGGSFWQQVVNIPSSVKPPKDMSIRVNPHVIEGLSQAEGITFFSGLVMRWFRDAFCQTEKEEASLCGKDVYEVLEEKAQKIPAGSYDILPIFSDVMKYGKWYHAAPSFLNLGLDAEKYNHISMFRSLEENAAIVSSINLQNIEVFSGIKIKEIVFAGGASKGKLWAQILADVTGCVVKIPKVTEATALGAAMAAGVGVGVYKSLAEAAKELVVWDKKYMPNEKNKEVYAKLKERWQKAYEVQLKLVDDNITTSMWKAPGL from the coding sequence ATGGCATATCTTTTAGCAATAGATGCAGGTACAGGAAGTATTCGTGCTGTACTTTTTGATACGCAGGGGAAGCAAATTGCCGCAGAGCAAAAAGAATGGACACATTTAGAAGAAGAGGGTGTAGCAAACTCCATGGCTTTTGATTTTGAAAAGAACTGGCTGCTTACATGTAACTGTATCAAAAATGTTATTGCAAAATCAAAGATTAATCCTGCAGATATTTTGGCACTCAGTGCTACAAGTATGCGTGAGGGAATTGTCCTGTATGACAAGAACGGCAAGGAACTCTGGGGCGTTGCTAATGTTGATGCCCGTGCTTCAAAAGAAGTAAAATATTTAAAAGAAAAATTTCCTGAAATCGAAGAAGAGTTTTACCAAAAAAGCGGACAGACCTTTGCTCTTGGCGCTTTGCCCCGTTTGCTGTGGCTTAAAAACAAGAGACCAAAAATCTATGAAAAAGTGGCAAATATTTCTATGATAGGTGATTGGATTTTGGCACGTTTGAGCGGAGTAATAGCCGTTGACCCAAGTAACGGCGGCACTACAGGAATTTTTTCTCTTGCTTCGCGCAGCTGGGAAAAAGAGATGGCACAAAAAGTCGGTATAAAAGAGGAGATATTTCCTCCTGTGCTGGAAACGGGAACGATTCTTGGCAATGTAAGTGAAAAAGTTGCAGATGAAACAGGATTGAGCCCCTTGACGAAAGTTGTGATGGGCGGAGGAGATGTGCAACTTGGTTCTGCCGGACTCGGGGTTGTCAAAGAGGGTGATGTGGCAATTTTGGGTGGAAGTTTTTGGCAACAGGTGGTCAATATTCCAAGCAGTGTCAAACCACCAAAAGATATGAGTATACGCGTCAATCCGCATGTTATAGAAGGGCTTTCTCAGGCGGAGGGCATAACATTTTTTTCTGGGCTTGTTATGCGCTGGTTTCGCGACGCTTTTTGTCAGACGGAAAAAGAAGAGGCAAGTCTGTGTGGTAAAGATGTTTATGAAGTTTTAGAAGAAAAAGCACAGAAAATTCCCGCAGGTTCTTATGATATTTTACCGATATTTTCAGATGTGATGAAATACGGCAAGTGGTACCATGCCGCGCCGAGTTTTTTAAATCTCGGACTTGATGCCGAGAAATATAATCATATCTCAATGTTTCGGAGTTTGGAGGAAAATGCTGCCATTGTTTCAAGCATTAATTTGCAAAATATAGAGGTATTCAGCGGTATAAAAATAAAAGAGATTGTCTTTGCAGGCGGGGCAAGCAAAGGAAAACTGTGGGCACAGATTCTAGCGGATGTAACGGGCTGTGTGGTGAAGATTCCAAAAGTGACCGAGGCAACCGCACTTGGTGCGGCAATGGCAGCAGGTGTAGGTGTCGGTGTTTATAAAAGTTTAGCAGAAGCGGCAAAAGAGTTGGTGGTCTGGGATAAAAAATATATGCCCAACGAGAAGAATAAAGAAGTTTATGCAAAGTTAAAAGAAAGATGGCAAAAAGCGTATGAAGTGCAATTAAAGCTAGTTGATGATAATATCACGACTTCAATGTGGAAAGCCCCCGGACTTTAA
- a CDS encoding transposase, with protein sequence MNHTKLHHISLKEHYQFITFRTQDSVDAYVQKILANDEKEHIKQFQIDSYLDMSKNGAYLFDEAIDVFVDVILEEDEKLYDVEMMAVMPNHIHLLFKQNEDLGKIMQYIKGKSAVELNRLLQKSGKFWADGYYDKLIRDEEHYVKVYNYIKNNPLKAGLTDERVFSKYE encoded by the coding sequence ATGAACCACACAAAACTGCATCATATCAGTCTGAAAGAACATTACCAATTTATAACATTTCGTACACAAGACAGCGTAGATGCTTATGTACAAAAAATTCTGGCAAATGATGAAAAAGAACATATAAAACAGTTTCAAATAGACAGTTATTTGGACATGTCAAAAAATGGTGCCTATCTGTTTGATGAAGCTATTGATGTCTTTGTAGATGTTATTTTAGAAGAAGACGAAAAACTTTATGATGTGGAAATGATGGCAGTTATGCCAAATCATATTCATTTGTTATTCAAGCAAAATGAGGATTTAGGTAAAATTATGCAATATATCAAAGGTAAAAGTGCGGTTGAACTCAATAGACTTTTGCAAAAATCAGGAAAATTTTGGGCAGACGGGTATTATGACAAACTTATAAGAGATGAAGAACATTATGTAAAAGTTTATAATTACATAAAAAATAACCCTCTCAAAGCCGGACTCACAGATGAGCGGGTTTTTAGTAAATATGAGTAA